A window of Bos taurus isolate L1 Dominette 01449 registration number 42190680 breed Hereford chromosome 19, ARS-UCD2.0, whole genome shotgun sequence contains these coding sequences:
- the ERLN gene encoding small integral membrane protein 6 isoform X3, whose protein sequence is MDRMLSKYSWKMEFWENPWDQGGLAVIILFFTTVLSLVLFAIIFGFLPMNKTTNQKEES, encoded by the coding sequence ATGGACAGAATGCTATCGAAATACTCCTGGAAGATGGAGTTCTGGGAGAATCCCTGGGACCAGGGGGGCCTGGCAGTGATCATCCTGTTCTTCACCACGGTCCTGTCTCTCGTCTTGTTTGCTATTATCTTTGGTTTCCTCCCCATGAACAAAACGACCAACCAGAAGGAAGAGTCGTGA
- the ERLN gene encoding small integral membrane protein 6 isoform X2, translated as MGGAPALGPPEQVLSVDTARTLQPTRPEQPSKTASQEGRTQQRGTQDREQQTRIQMDRMLSKYSWKMEFWENPWDQGGLAVIILFFTTVLSLVLFAIIFGFLPMNKTTNQKEES; from the exons ATGGGTGGCGCCCCAGCCCTGGGGCCTCCTGAGCAGGTCCTTTCAGTGGACACAG CCAGGACACTTCAGCCCACACGCCCTGAGCAGCCCTCCAAAACAGCATCGCAAGAGGGCAGAACACAGCAGAGGGG GACACAAGACCGAGAGCAGCAGACCCGG ATTCAAATGGACAGAATGCTATCGAAATACTCCTGGAAGATGGAGTTCTGGGAGAATCCCTGGGACCAGGGGGGCCTGGCAGTGATCATCCTGTTCTTCACCACGGTCCTGTCTCTCGTCTTGTTTGCTATTATCTTTGGTTTCCTCCCCATGAACAAAACGACCAACCAGAAGGAAGAGTCGTGA
- the ERLN gene encoding small integral membrane protein 6 isoform X1: MGGAPALGPPEQVLSVDTARTLQPTRPEQPSKTASQEGRTQQRGCFSESGQSSGLLAVSSARSLQSVALEDSPDPPSLRTQDREQQTRIQMDRMLSKYSWKMEFWENPWDQGGLAVIILFFTTVLSLVLFAIIFGFLPMNKTTNQKEES, translated from the exons ATGGGTGGCGCCCCAGCCCTGGGGCCTCCTGAGCAGGTCCTTTCAGTGGACACAG CCAGGACACTTCAGCCCACACGCCCTGAGCAGCCCTCCAAAACAGCATCGCAAGAGGGCAGAACACAGCAGAGGGG TTGCTTCTCTGAGTCGGGGCAGAGCTCTGGTCTCCTGGCAGTGTCTTCAGCTCGGTCCCTGCAAAGCGTGGCTCTGGAGGATTCCCCTGATCCACCCTCTCTTAGGACACAAGACCGAGAGCAGCAGACCCGG ATTCAAATGGACAGAATGCTATCGAAATACTCCTGGAAGATGGAGTTCTGGGAGAATCCCTGGGACCAGGGGGGCCTGGCAGTGATCATCCTGTTCTTCACCACGGTCCTGTCTCTCGTCTTGTTTGCTATTATCTTTGGTTTCCTCCCCATGAACAAAACGACCAACCAGAAGGAAGAGTCGTGA
- the SMIM5 gene encoding small integral membrane protein 5 isoform X1: MAASKLMQEIHSIGDRLLLKLQRLPQAEPVEILAFSVLVVFTATVVLLLLIACGFCCCQYCWPRRRGRRTQVGPMTPP; encoded by the exons ATGGCAGCCAGCAAGCTCATGCAGGAGATACACTCCATTGGGGACAGGCTGCTGCTCAAGCTGCAGAGACTGCCACAGGCTGAGCCTGTGGAGATCCTGGCCTTCTCAGTCCTGGTGGTTTTTACAG CCACCGTAGTGCTGCTGCTACTGATTGCCTGCGGCTTCTGCTGCTGTCAGTACTGCTGGCCCCGACGGAGAGGCAGGAGGACCCAGGTGGGACCCATGACCCCACCCTGA
- the RECQL5 gene encoding ATP-dependent DNA helicase Q5 isoform X3 yields MSTHPSSPFDPERRVRSTLKKVFGFDSFKTPLQEKAIMAVVKGDKDVFVCMPTGAGKSLCYQLPALLAKGITIVVSPLIALIQDQVDHLLALKVRVSSLNSKLSVQERKELLSDLEQEKPQTKLLYITPEMAASTSFQPTLNSLVSRHLLSYLVVDEAHCVSQWGHDFRPDYLRLGALRSRLADAPCVALTATATPQVREDVFAALHLKQPVATFKTPCFRANLFYDVQFKELLPDPYGNLRDFCLKALGQKADKGLSGCGIIYCRTREACEQLATELSYRGVNAKAYHAGLKAPERTLVQNEWMEEKVPVIVATISFGMGVDKANVRFVAHWNIAKSMAGYYQESGRAGRDGKPSWCRLYYSRSDRDQVSFLIRKEVAKLQEKRGNKASDKAAVLAFDALVAFCEESGCPGLPVVPTSWQLHPGA; encoded by the exons ATGAGTACCCACCCTTCCTCTCCTTTTGACCCTGAGCGTCGAGTCCGGAGCACGTTGAAAAAGGTCTTTGGGTTTGACTCTTTTAAGACGCCTTTGCAGGAGAAGGCGATCATGGCTGTAGTGAAAG GTGATAAGGATGTCTTTGTGTGCATGCCCACTGGGGCAGGAAAGTCCCTCTGCTATCAGCTCCCTGCTCTGTTGGCTAAAGGCATCACCATCGTGGTCTCTCCTCTCATTGCTTTGATTCAG GACCAGGTGGACCACTTGCTGGCTCTGAAGGTCCGAGTGAGTTCCCTGAACTCAAagctgtcagtgcaggagaggaAGGAGCTGCTCTCCGACCTGGAGCAGGAAAAGCCCCAGACCAAGCTTCTGTACATCACGCCGGAGATGGCAGCCTCCACCTCCTTCCagcccaccctgaactccctgGTGTCCCGCCACCTGCTCTCCTACCTGGTGGTGGATGAAGCTCACTGTGTTTCCCAGTGGGGGCATGACTTCCGCCCTGACTACTTGCGTTTGGGAGCCCTGCGCTCCCGCCTGGCAGACGCCCCGTGTGTGGCTCTGACCGCCACGGCTACCCCGCAGGTCCGAGAGGACGTGTTTGCTGCCCTGCACCTGAAGCAGCCAGTTGCTACCTTCAAGACTCCCTGCTTCCGGGCCAACCTCTTCTATGACGTGCAATTCAAGGAACTGCTTCCTGATCCTTATGGGAATCTGAGGGACTTCTGCCTTAAGGCTCTTGGACAGAAGGCTGATAAAGGG TTGTCCGGCTGTGGCATCATCTACTGCAGAACCAGAGAGGCCTGTGAACAGCTGGCCACAGAGCTCAGTTACAGGGGTGTGAACGCCAAGGCGTACCACGCAG GGCTGAAGGCTCCTGAAAGAACACTGGTGCAGAACGAGTGGATGGAGGAGAAGGTCCCTGTAATTGTGGCGACCATTAGTTTTGGAATGGGAGTGGACAAAGCCAATGTCAG GTTTGTTGCCCACTGGAATATTGCCAAGTCTATGGCTGGGTACTACCAGGAGTCTGGCCGGGCGGGCAGAGATGGAAAGCCTTCCTGGTGCCGCCTCTACTACTCCAGGAGCGACCGTGACCAAGTCAGCTTCCTGATCAGGAAGGAAGTTGCAAAACTCCAG GAAAAGAGAGGGAACAAAGCATCTGATAAAGCTGCAGTCTTGGCCTTTGATGCCCTGGTGGCCTTCTGCGAAGAGTCAGG GTGCCCAGGGCTGCCCGTGGTCCCCACTTCTTGGCAGCTGCACCCAGGAGCCTGA
- the ERLN gene encoding small integral membrane protein 6 (The RefSeq protein has 1 substitution compared to this genomic sequence), whose product MDRMLSKYSWKMEFWENPWDQGGLAVIILFFTTVLSLVLFAIIFGFLPMNKTTNQKEEL is encoded by the coding sequence ATGGACAGAATGCTATCGAAATACTCCTGGAAGATGGAGTTCTGGGAGAATCCCTGGGACCAGGGGGGCCTGGCAGTGATCATCCTGTTCTTCACCACGGTCCTGTCTCTCGTCTTGTTTGCTATTATCTTTGGTTTCCTCCCCATGAACAAAACGACCAACCAGAAGGAAGAGTCGTGA